In Bos mutus isolate GX-2022 chromosome 10, NWIPB_WYAK_1.1, whole genome shotgun sequence, a single window of DNA contains:
- the SPATA7 gene encoding spermatogenesis-associated protein 7 isoform X5, whose product MDASRRVRATSVLPTFDASCLFKGHLSTKSNALCTDSSSLRLSTLQLVKNHMAVHYNKILSAKAAVDCSVPLSMSASIKYADQQRREKLKKELARCGRGLKFTKTTVHPKSHSRSLLNALQKPSGEPQDENSLLIEEVNEFPSFTQSPVISSERLSLPKSQNVLTNCTEKNSSCSMSSMDYTASGSKKPSSGTSYGRGPRGTFPGSQKFQLVISKAPSGDLLDKHSEHFSNRHLPFTPRTLKTEAKSFLSQYRYYTPAKRKKNFTNRRIEAETQTELSSFKSDFETVEIKNVTDSEMNVTQASGCVSYGTKGRATPSPSPGRGLPWGKVRDGALQCSSSRFLERLFERHIKQNKHHLEEEKMRQLLHVLKVDLGCMSKENSVKLDSVDTLHLCDVEKAENLEQNENKSEQDLIIQQERQEYQKALNMLLTIPKEENEIVSSNDFFLPIHKSKCSEEVIVQQVNEETNLDTSVWDGKNGSVSDRLLGQETSVSVIEGDSDTERAEASTELCCLSTALVPAVQLCRVKDSQDVEGPTLRIMEMSIED is encoded by the exons TCAGAGCAACCTCTGTCCTTCCCACATTTGATGCATCATGCCTATTTAAAGGACACTTGAGCACCAAAAGTAATG cttTGTGCACTGACTCCTCCTCTCTCAGACTAAGTACCCTCCAACTGGTCAAGAATCACATGGCTGTTCACTATAATAAAATCCTTTCAGCCAAAG CTGCAGTAGACTGCTCAGTTCCACTAAGCATGAGTGCCAGCATCAAAT ATGCAGACCAACAGCGAAGAGAGAAACTCAAAAAGGAATTAGCAAGGTGTGGGAGGGGGCTGAAATTTACTAAGACTACAGTGCATCCTAAAAGTCATTCCAGGTCATTACTTAACGCTCTACAAAAG CCTTCAGGAGAACCACAGGATGAAAACAGTTTATTAATCGAAGAAGTGAATGAATTTCCATCTTTTACACAGTCACCAGTAATTTCTTCTGAGAGACTAAGTCTACCTAAGTCTCAGAACGTCCTCACGAATTGTACTGAGAAGAACTCCAGCTGCTCCATGTCCAGCATGGATTACACTGCCTCTGGGTCCAAGAAACCATCCTCTGGAACCTCCTACGGCAGAGGGCCCAGGGGCACATTCCCCGGTTCCCAGAAGTTTCAGTTAGTTATTTCAAAAGCACCCAGTGGGGACCTTTTGGACAAACATTCTGAACACTTTTCTAACAGACATTTGCCATTCACCCCACGCACTTTAAAAACAGAAGCCAAATCTTTCCTGTCACAGTATCGATATTATACAcctgccaaaagaaaaaagaattttacaaaTCGGCGGATAGAAGCTGAAACTCAGACTGAATTAAGCAG ctTTAAATCTGATTTTGAGACAGTTGAGATCAAGAACGTCACAGATTCAGAAATGAACGTAACGCAG GCATCTGGTTGTGTGTCATATGGTACCAAAGGAAGAGCAACCCCTTCACCTTCACCAGGGCGTGGGTTACCGTGGGGCAAGGTTAGAGACGGTGCCCTCCAGTGTTCCTCGTCAAG gTTTCTGGAACGACTGTTTGAGagacatataaaacaaaataaacaccaTTTGGAGGAG gaaAAAATGCGCCAGCTGCTACATGTCTTAAAGGTGGACTTAGGCTGCATGTCCAAGGAAAACTCAGTAAAGCTAGACAGCGTGGATACATTGCATTTATGTGATGTTGAAAAGGCTGAGAAtttagaacaaaatgaaaataaaagtgaacaagATTTAATCATTCAACAGGAACGTCAGGAATACCAAAAAGCTTTGAATAtgttattgactataccaaaggaAGAGAATGAGATAGTCTCTTCAAATGACTTTTTCCTCCCCATCCATAAATCAAAGTGTTCAGAAGAGGTTATCGTTCAACAGGTGAATGAGGAAACAAACCTTGACACCTCAGTTTGGGATGGGAAAAATGGAAGCGTGTCAGACCGTTTGCTGGGCCAGGAGACCTCCGTGAGCGTCATTGAGGGCGACAGTGACACGGAGAGGGCGGAGGCCTCCACGGAGCTGTGCTGCCTCAGCACGGCGCTCGTGCCTGCTGTTCAGCTGTGCAGAGTCAAAGACAGTCAGGACGTGGAAGGACCAACGCTGAGAATCATGGAAATGAGCATTGAGGACTGA
- the SPATA7 gene encoding spermatogenesis-associated protein 7 isoform X6, translated as MSASIKYADQQRREKLKKELARCGRGLKFTKTTVHPKSHSRSLLNALQKPSGEPQDENSLLIEEVNEFPSFTQSPVISSERLSLPKSQNVLTNCTEKNSSCSMSSMDYTASGSKKPSSGTSYGRGPRGTFPGSQKFQLVISKAPSGDLLDKHSEHFSNRHLPFTPRTLKTEAKSFLSQYRYYTPAKRKKNFTNRRIEAETQTELSSFKSDFETVEIKNVTDSEMNVTQASGCVSYGTKGRATPSPSPGRGLPWGKVRDGALQCSSSRAVCQYSLQPPSGRKIYSDEEELLYLSFIEDVTDEILKLGLFSNRFLERLFERHIKQNKHHLEEEKMRQLLHVLKVDLGCMSKENSVKLDSVDTLHLCDVEKAENLEQNENKSEQDLIIQQERQEYQKALNMLLTIPKEENEIVSSNDFFLPIHKSKCSEEVIVQQVNEETNLDTSVWDGKNGSVSDRLLGQETSVSVIEGDSDTERAEASTELCCLSTALVPAVQLCRVKDSQDVEGPTLRIMEMSIED; from the exons ATGAGTGCCAGCATCAAAT ATGCAGACCAACAGCGAAGAGAGAAACTCAAAAAGGAATTAGCAAGGTGTGGGAGGGGGCTGAAATTTACTAAGACTACAGTGCATCCTAAAAGTCATTCCAGGTCATTACTTAACGCTCTACAAAAG CCTTCAGGAGAACCACAGGATGAAAACAGTTTATTAATCGAAGAAGTGAATGAATTTCCATCTTTTACACAGTCACCAGTAATTTCTTCTGAGAGACTAAGTCTACCTAAGTCTCAGAACGTCCTCACGAATTGTACTGAGAAGAACTCCAGCTGCTCCATGTCCAGCATGGATTACACTGCCTCTGGGTCCAAGAAACCATCCTCTGGAACCTCCTACGGCAGAGGGCCCAGGGGCACATTCCCCGGTTCCCAGAAGTTTCAGTTAGTTATTTCAAAAGCACCCAGTGGGGACCTTTTGGACAAACATTCTGAACACTTTTCTAACAGACATTTGCCATTCACCCCACGCACTTTAAAAACAGAAGCCAAATCTTTCCTGTCACAGTATCGATATTATACAcctgccaaaagaaaaaagaattttacaaaTCGGCGGATAGAAGCTGAAACTCAGACTGAATTAAGCAG ctTTAAATCTGATTTTGAGACAGTTGAGATCAAGAACGTCACAGATTCAGAAATGAACGTAACGCAG GCATCTGGTTGTGTGTCATATGGTACCAAAGGAAGAGCAACCCCTTCACCTTCACCAGGGCGTGGGTTACCGTGGGGCAAGGTTAGAGACGGTGCCCTCCAGTGTTCCTCGTCAAG ggcAGTATGTCAATATTCACTGCAGCCTCCTTCAGGGAGAAAAATATATTCTGA tgaagaagaactgttGTATCTGAGTTTCATTGAAGATGTAACAGATGAAATTTTGAAACTAGGTTTATTTTCAAACag gTTTCTGGAACGACTGTTTGAGagacatataaaacaaaataaacaccaTTTGGAGGAG gaaAAAATGCGCCAGCTGCTACATGTCTTAAAGGTGGACTTAGGCTGCATGTCCAAGGAAAACTCAGTAAAGCTAGACAGCGTGGATACATTGCATTTATGTGATGTTGAAAAGGCTGAGAAtttagaacaaaatgaaaataaaagtgaacaagATTTAATCATTCAACAGGAACGTCAGGAATACCAAAAAGCTTTGAATAtgttattgactataccaaaggaAGAGAATGAGATAGTCTCTTCAAATGACTTTTTCCTCCCCATCCATAAATCAAAGTGTTCAGAAGAGGTTATCGTTCAACAGGTGAATGAGGAAACAAACCTTGACACCTCAGTTTGGGATGGGAAAAATGGAAGCGTGTCAGACCGTTTGCTGGGCCAGGAGACCTCCGTGAGCGTCATTGAGGGCGACAGTGACACGGAGAGGGCGGAGGCCTCCACGGAGCTGTGCTGCCTCAGCACGGCGCTCGTGCCTGCTGTTCAGCTGTGCAGAGTCAAAGACAGTCAGGACGTGGAAGGACCAACGCTGAGAATCATGGAAATGAGCATTGAGGACTGA
- the SPATA7 gene encoding spermatogenesis-associated protein 7 isoform X2, translating into MDASRRVRATSVLPTFDASCLFKGHLSTKSNALCTDSSSLRLSTLQLVKNHMAVHYNKILSAKAAVDCSVPLSMSASIKYADQQRREKLKKELARCGRGLKFTKTTVHPKSHSRSLLNALQKPSGEPQDENSLLIEEVNEFPSFTQSPVISSERLSLPKSQNVLTNCTEKNSSCSMSSMDYTASGSKKPSSGTSYGRGPRGTFPGSQKFQLVISKAPSGDLLDKHSEHFSNRHLPFTPRTLKTEAKSFLSQYRYYTPAKRKKNFTNRRIEAETQTELSSFKSDFETVEIKNVTDSEMNVTQASGCVSYGTKGRATPSPSPGRGLPWGKVRDGALQCSSSSEEELLYLSFIEDVTDEILKLGLFSNRFLERLFERHIKQNKHHLEEEKMRQLLHVLKVDLGCMSKENSVKLDSVDTLHLCDVEKAENLEQNENKSEQDLIIQQERQEYQKALNMLLTIPKEENEIVSSNDFFLPIHKSKCSEEVIVQQVNEETNLDTSVWDGKNGSVSDRLLGQETSVSVIEGDSDTERAEASTELCCLSTALVPAVQLCRVKDSQDVEGPTLRIMEMSIED; encoded by the exons TCAGAGCAACCTCTGTCCTTCCCACATTTGATGCATCATGCCTATTTAAAGGACACTTGAGCACCAAAAGTAATG cttTGTGCACTGACTCCTCCTCTCTCAGACTAAGTACCCTCCAACTGGTCAAGAATCACATGGCTGTTCACTATAATAAAATCCTTTCAGCCAAAG CTGCAGTAGACTGCTCAGTTCCACTAAGCATGAGTGCCAGCATCAAAT ATGCAGACCAACAGCGAAGAGAGAAACTCAAAAAGGAATTAGCAAGGTGTGGGAGGGGGCTGAAATTTACTAAGACTACAGTGCATCCTAAAAGTCATTCCAGGTCATTACTTAACGCTCTACAAAAG CCTTCAGGAGAACCACAGGATGAAAACAGTTTATTAATCGAAGAAGTGAATGAATTTCCATCTTTTACACAGTCACCAGTAATTTCTTCTGAGAGACTAAGTCTACCTAAGTCTCAGAACGTCCTCACGAATTGTACTGAGAAGAACTCCAGCTGCTCCATGTCCAGCATGGATTACACTGCCTCTGGGTCCAAGAAACCATCCTCTGGAACCTCCTACGGCAGAGGGCCCAGGGGCACATTCCCCGGTTCCCAGAAGTTTCAGTTAGTTATTTCAAAAGCACCCAGTGGGGACCTTTTGGACAAACATTCTGAACACTTTTCTAACAGACATTTGCCATTCACCCCACGCACTTTAAAAACAGAAGCCAAATCTTTCCTGTCACAGTATCGATATTATACAcctgccaaaagaaaaaagaattttacaaaTCGGCGGATAGAAGCTGAAACTCAGACTGAATTAAGCAG ctTTAAATCTGATTTTGAGACAGTTGAGATCAAGAACGTCACAGATTCAGAAATGAACGTAACGCAG GCATCTGGTTGTGTGTCATATGGTACCAAAGGAAGAGCAACCCCTTCACCTTCACCAGGGCGTGGGTTACCGTGGGGCAAGGTTAGAGACGGTGCCCTCCAGTGTTCCTCGTCAAG tgaagaagaactgttGTATCTGAGTTTCATTGAAGATGTAACAGATGAAATTTTGAAACTAGGTTTATTTTCAAACag gTTTCTGGAACGACTGTTTGAGagacatataaaacaaaataaacaccaTTTGGAGGAG gaaAAAATGCGCCAGCTGCTACATGTCTTAAAGGTGGACTTAGGCTGCATGTCCAAGGAAAACTCAGTAAAGCTAGACAGCGTGGATACATTGCATTTATGTGATGTTGAAAAGGCTGAGAAtttagaacaaaatgaaaataaaagtgaacaagATTTAATCATTCAACAGGAACGTCAGGAATACCAAAAAGCTTTGAATAtgttattgactataccaaaggaAGAGAATGAGATAGTCTCTTCAAATGACTTTTTCCTCCCCATCCATAAATCAAAGTGTTCAGAAGAGGTTATCGTTCAACAGGTGAATGAGGAAACAAACCTTGACACCTCAGTTTGGGATGGGAAAAATGGAAGCGTGTCAGACCGTTTGCTGGGCCAGGAGACCTCCGTGAGCGTCATTGAGGGCGACAGTGACACGGAGAGGGCGGAGGCCTCCACGGAGCTGTGCTGCCTCAGCACGGCGCTCGTGCCTGCTGTTCAGCTGTGCAGAGTCAAAGACAGTCAGGACGTGGAAGGACCAACGCTGAGAATCATGGAAATGAGCATTGAGGACTGA
- the SPATA7 gene encoding spermatogenesis-associated protein 7 isoform X1, with protein sequence MDASRRVRATSVLPTFDASCLFKGHLSTKSNALCTDSSSLRLSTLQLVKNHMAVHYNKILSAKAAVDCSVPLSMSASIKYADQQRREKLKKELARCGRGLKFTKTTVHPKSHSRSLLNALQKPSGEPQDENSLLIEEVNEFPSFTQSPVISSERLSLPKSQNVLTNCTEKNSSCSMSSMDYTASGSKKPSSGTSYGRGPRGTFPGSQKFQLVISKAPSGDLLDKHSEHFSNRHLPFTPRTLKTEAKSFLSQYRYYTPAKRKKNFTNRRIEAETQTELSSFKSDFETVEIKNVTDSEMNVTQASGCVSYGTKGRATPSPSPGRGLPWGKVRDGALQCSSSRAVCQYSLQPPSGRKIYSDEEELLYLSFIEDVTDEILKLGLFSNRFLERLFERHIKQNKHHLEEEKMRQLLHVLKVDLGCMSKENSVKLDSVDTLHLCDVEKAENLEQNENKSEQDLIIQQERQEYQKALNMLLTIPKEENEIVSSNDFFLPIHKSKCSEEVIVQQVNEETNLDTSVWDGKNGSVSDRLLGQETSVSVIEGDSDTERAEASTELCCLSTALVPAVQLCRVKDSQDVEGPTLRIMEMSIED encoded by the exons TCAGAGCAACCTCTGTCCTTCCCACATTTGATGCATCATGCCTATTTAAAGGACACTTGAGCACCAAAAGTAATG cttTGTGCACTGACTCCTCCTCTCTCAGACTAAGTACCCTCCAACTGGTCAAGAATCACATGGCTGTTCACTATAATAAAATCCTTTCAGCCAAAG CTGCAGTAGACTGCTCAGTTCCACTAAGCATGAGTGCCAGCATCAAAT ATGCAGACCAACAGCGAAGAGAGAAACTCAAAAAGGAATTAGCAAGGTGTGGGAGGGGGCTGAAATTTACTAAGACTACAGTGCATCCTAAAAGTCATTCCAGGTCATTACTTAACGCTCTACAAAAG CCTTCAGGAGAACCACAGGATGAAAACAGTTTATTAATCGAAGAAGTGAATGAATTTCCATCTTTTACACAGTCACCAGTAATTTCTTCTGAGAGACTAAGTCTACCTAAGTCTCAGAACGTCCTCACGAATTGTACTGAGAAGAACTCCAGCTGCTCCATGTCCAGCATGGATTACACTGCCTCTGGGTCCAAGAAACCATCCTCTGGAACCTCCTACGGCAGAGGGCCCAGGGGCACATTCCCCGGTTCCCAGAAGTTTCAGTTAGTTATTTCAAAAGCACCCAGTGGGGACCTTTTGGACAAACATTCTGAACACTTTTCTAACAGACATTTGCCATTCACCCCACGCACTTTAAAAACAGAAGCCAAATCTTTCCTGTCACAGTATCGATATTATACAcctgccaaaagaaaaaagaattttacaaaTCGGCGGATAGAAGCTGAAACTCAGACTGAATTAAGCAG ctTTAAATCTGATTTTGAGACAGTTGAGATCAAGAACGTCACAGATTCAGAAATGAACGTAACGCAG GCATCTGGTTGTGTGTCATATGGTACCAAAGGAAGAGCAACCCCTTCACCTTCACCAGGGCGTGGGTTACCGTGGGGCAAGGTTAGAGACGGTGCCCTCCAGTGTTCCTCGTCAAG ggcAGTATGTCAATATTCACTGCAGCCTCCTTCAGGGAGAAAAATATATTCTGA tgaagaagaactgttGTATCTGAGTTTCATTGAAGATGTAACAGATGAAATTTTGAAACTAGGTTTATTTTCAAACag gTTTCTGGAACGACTGTTTGAGagacatataaaacaaaataaacaccaTTTGGAGGAG gaaAAAATGCGCCAGCTGCTACATGTCTTAAAGGTGGACTTAGGCTGCATGTCCAAGGAAAACTCAGTAAAGCTAGACAGCGTGGATACATTGCATTTATGTGATGTTGAAAAGGCTGAGAAtttagaacaaaatgaaaataaaagtgaacaagATTTAATCATTCAACAGGAACGTCAGGAATACCAAAAAGCTTTGAATAtgttattgactataccaaaggaAGAGAATGAGATAGTCTCTTCAAATGACTTTTTCCTCCCCATCCATAAATCAAAGTGTTCAGAAGAGGTTATCGTTCAACAGGTGAATGAGGAAACAAACCTTGACACCTCAGTTTGGGATGGGAAAAATGGAAGCGTGTCAGACCGTTTGCTGGGCCAGGAGACCTCCGTGAGCGTCATTGAGGGCGACAGTGACACGGAGAGGGCGGAGGCCTCCACGGAGCTGTGCTGCCTCAGCACGGCGCTCGTGCCTGCTGTTCAGCTGTGCAGAGTCAAAGACAGTCAGGACGTGGAAGGACCAACGCTGAGAATCATGGAAATGAGCATTGAGGACTGA
- the SPATA7 gene encoding spermatogenesis-associated protein 7 isoform X4 has translation MDASRRVRATSVLPTFDASCLFKGHLSTKSNAAVDCSVPLSMSASIKYADQQRREKLKKELARCGRGLKFTKTTVHPKSHSRSLLNALQKPSGEPQDENSLLIEEVNEFPSFTQSPVISSERLSLPKSQNVLTNCTEKNSSCSMSSMDYTASGSKKPSSGTSYGRGPRGTFPGSQKFQLVISKAPSGDLLDKHSEHFSNRHLPFTPRTLKTEAKSFLSQYRYYTPAKRKKNFTNRRIEAETQTELSSFKSDFETVEIKNVTDSEMNVTQASGCVSYGTKGRATPSPSPGRGLPWGKVRDGALQCSSSRAVCQYSLQPPSGRKIYSDEEELLYLSFIEDVTDEILKLGLFSNRFLERLFERHIKQNKHHLEEEKMRQLLHVLKVDLGCMSKENSVKLDSVDTLHLCDVEKAENLEQNENKSEQDLIIQQERQEYQKALNMLLTIPKEENEIVSSNDFFLPIHKSKCSEEVIVQQVNEETNLDTSVWDGKNGSVSDRLLGQETSVSVIEGDSDTERAEASTELCCLSTALVPAVQLCRVKDSQDVEGPTLRIMEMSIED, from the exons TCAGAGCAACCTCTGTCCTTCCCACATTTGATGCATCATGCCTATTTAAAGGACACTTGAGCACCAAAAGTAATG CTGCAGTAGACTGCTCAGTTCCACTAAGCATGAGTGCCAGCATCAAAT ATGCAGACCAACAGCGAAGAGAGAAACTCAAAAAGGAATTAGCAAGGTGTGGGAGGGGGCTGAAATTTACTAAGACTACAGTGCATCCTAAAAGTCATTCCAGGTCATTACTTAACGCTCTACAAAAG CCTTCAGGAGAACCACAGGATGAAAACAGTTTATTAATCGAAGAAGTGAATGAATTTCCATCTTTTACACAGTCACCAGTAATTTCTTCTGAGAGACTAAGTCTACCTAAGTCTCAGAACGTCCTCACGAATTGTACTGAGAAGAACTCCAGCTGCTCCATGTCCAGCATGGATTACACTGCCTCTGGGTCCAAGAAACCATCCTCTGGAACCTCCTACGGCAGAGGGCCCAGGGGCACATTCCCCGGTTCCCAGAAGTTTCAGTTAGTTATTTCAAAAGCACCCAGTGGGGACCTTTTGGACAAACATTCTGAACACTTTTCTAACAGACATTTGCCATTCACCCCACGCACTTTAAAAACAGAAGCCAAATCTTTCCTGTCACAGTATCGATATTATACAcctgccaaaagaaaaaagaattttacaaaTCGGCGGATAGAAGCTGAAACTCAGACTGAATTAAGCAG ctTTAAATCTGATTTTGAGACAGTTGAGATCAAGAACGTCACAGATTCAGAAATGAACGTAACGCAG GCATCTGGTTGTGTGTCATATGGTACCAAAGGAAGAGCAACCCCTTCACCTTCACCAGGGCGTGGGTTACCGTGGGGCAAGGTTAGAGACGGTGCCCTCCAGTGTTCCTCGTCAAG ggcAGTATGTCAATATTCACTGCAGCCTCCTTCAGGGAGAAAAATATATTCTGA tgaagaagaactgttGTATCTGAGTTTCATTGAAGATGTAACAGATGAAATTTTGAAACTAGGTTTATTTTCAAACag gTTTCTGGAACGACTGTTTGAGagacatataaaacaaaataaacaccaTTTGGAGGAG gaaAAAATGCGCCAGCTGCTACATGTCTTAAAGGTGGACTTAGGCTGCATGTCCAAGGAAAACTCAGTAAAGCTAGACAGCGTGGATACATTGCATTTATGTGATGTTGAAAAGGCTGAGAAtttagaacaaaatgaaaataaaagtgaacaagATTTAATCATTCAACAGGAACGTCAGGAATACCAAAAAGCTTTGAATAtgttattgactataccaaaggaAGAGAATGAGATAGTCTCTTCAAATGACTTTTTCCTCCCCATCCATAAATCAAAGTGTTCAGAAGAGGTTATCGTTCAACAGGTGAATGAGGAAACAAACCTTGACACCTCAGTTTGGGATGGGAAAAATGGAAGCGTGTCAGACCGTTTGCTGGGCCAGGAGACCTCCGTGAGCGTCATTGAGGGCGACAGTGACACGGAGAGGGCGGAGGCCTCCACGGAGCTGTGCTGCCTCAGCACGGCGCTCGTGCCTGCTGTTCAGCTGTGCAGAGTCAAAGACAGTCAGGACGTGGAAGGACCAACGCTGAGAATCATGGAAATGAGCATTGAGGACTGA
- the SPATA7 gene encoding spermatogenesis-associated protein 7 isoform X3, with amino-acid sequence MDASRRVRATSVLPTFDASCLFKGHLSTKSNALCTDSSSLRLSTLQLVKNHMAVHYNKILSAKAAVDCSVPLSMSASIKYADQQRREKLKKELARCGRGLKFTKTTVHPKSHSRSLLNALQKSPVISSERLSLPKSQNVLTNCTEKNSSCSMSSMDYTASGSKKPSSGTSYGRGPRGTFPGSQKFQLVISKAPSGDLLDKHSEHFSNRHLPFTPRTLKTEAKSFLSQYRYYTPAKRKKNFTNRRIEAETQTELSSFKSDFETVEIKNVTDSEMNVTQASGCVSYGTKGRATPSPSPGRGLPWGKVRDGALQCSSSRAVCQYSLQPPSGRKIYSDEEELLYLSFIEDVTDEILKLGLFSNRFLERLFERHIKQNKHHLEEEKMRQLLHVLKVDLGCMSKENSVKLDSVDTLHLCDVEKAENLEQNENKSEQDLIIQQERQEYQKALNMLLTIPKEENEIVSSNDFFLPIHKSKCSEEVIVQQVNEETNLDTSVWDGKNGSVSDRLLGQETSVSVIEGDSDTERAEASTELCCLSTALVPAVQLCRVKDSQDVEGPTLRIMEMSIED; translated from the exons TCAGAGCAACCTCTGTCCTTCCCACATTTGATGCATCATGCCTATTTAAAGGACACTTGAGCACCAAAAGTAATG cttTGTGCACTGACTCCTCCTCTCTCAGACTAAGTACCCTCCAACTGGTCAAGAATCACATGGCTGTTCACTATAATAAAATCCTTTCAGCCAAAG CTGCAGTAGACTGCTCAGTTCCACTAAGCATGAGTGCCAGCATCAAAT ATGCAGACCAACAGCGAAGAGAGAAACTCAAAAAGGAATTAGCAAGGTGTGGGAGGGGGCTGAAATTTACTAAGACTACAGTGCATCCTAAAAGTCATTCCAGGTCATTACTTAACGCTCTACAAAAG TCACCAGTAATTTCTTCTGAGAGACTAAGTCTACCTAAGTCTCAGAACGTCCTCACGAATTGTACTGAGAAGAACTCCAGCTGCTCCATGTCCAGCATGGATTACACTGCCTCTGGGTCCAAGAAACCATCCTCTGGAACCTCCTACGGCAGAGGGCCCAGGGGCACATTCCCCGGTTCCCAGAAGTTTCAGTTAGTTATTTCAAAAGCACCCAGTGGGGACCTTTTGGACAAACATTCTGAACACTTTTCTAACAGACATTTGCCATTCACCCCACGCACTTTAAAAACAGAAGCCAAATCTTTCCTGTCACAGTATCGATATTATACAcctgccaaaagaaaaaagaattttacaaaTCGGCGGATAGAAGCTGAAACTCAGACTGAATTAAGCAG ctTTAAATCTGATTTTGAGACAGTTGAGATCAAGAACGTCACAGATTCAGAAATGAACGTAACGCAG GCATCTGGTTGTGTGTCATATGGTACCAAAGGAAGAGCAACCCCTTCACCTTCACCAGGGCGTGGGTTACCGTGGGGCAAGGTTAGAGACGGTGCCCTCCAGTGTTCCTCGTCAAG ggcAGTATGTCAATATTCACTGCAGCCTCCTTCAGGGAGAAAAATATATTCTGA tgaagaagaactgttGTATCTGAGTTTCATTGAAGATGTAACAGATGAAATTTTGAAACTAGGTTTATTTTCAAACag gTTTCTGGAACGACTGTTTGAGagacatataaaacaaaataaacaccaTTTGGAGGAG gaaAAAATGCGCCAGCTGCTACATGTCTTAAAGGTGGACTTAGGCTGCATGTCCAAGGAAAACTCAGTAAAGCTAGACAGCGTGGATACATTGCATTTATGTGATGTTGAAAAGGCTGAGAAtttagaacaaaatgaaaataaaagtgaacaagATTTAATCATTCAACAGGAACGTCAGGAATACCAAAAAGCTTTGAATAtgttattgactataccaaaggaAGAGAATGAGATAGTCTCTTCAAATGACTTTTTCCTCCCCATCCATAAATCAAAGTGTTCAGAAGAGGTTATCGTTCAACAGGTGAATGAGGAAACAAACCTTGACACCTCAGTTTGGGATGGGAAAAATGGAAGCGTGTCAGACCGTTTGCTGGGCCAGGAGACCTCCGTGAGCGTCATTGAGGGCGACAGTGACACGGAGAGGGCGGAGGCCTCCACGGAGCTGTGCTGCCTCAGCACGGCGCTCGTGCCTGCTGTTCAGCTGTGCAGAGTCAAAGACAGTCAGGACGTGGAAGGACCAACGCTGAGAATCATGGAAATGAGCATTGAGGACTGA